In Nocardioides sp., the following proteins share a genomic window:
- the metH gene encoding methionine synthase, which translates to MPDLRDDASESLTAILNDRVLVLDGAMGTMIQTYGLEEADYRGEKWADWTRDLRGNADALSVSRPDVIREIHEGYLEAGADIITTNTFNAQRISQADYGLEDVAYELNVAAARLARDAADRVSTQERPRFVAGGLGPTNRTASISPDVNDPGARNTSFEELVDAYLEQANGLVDGGVDILLVETIFDTLNAKAAIFALETLFEERGRRWPVIISGTITDASGRTLSGQVVEAFWNSVRHAKPLAIGLNCALGAAEMRPYLAELSGLADTHVSSYPNNGLPNEFGEYDDSPEVFAEQVSEFATSGLVNLIGGCCGTTYDHIRVLAEAVADTSSRPAAAHRPGMHLSGLEPFNITEDSLFVNVGERTNITGSARFRRLIKDNDYDTALTVAAQQVEAGAQVIDVNMDEGMIDGVAAMDRFTKLIASEPDISRVPIMVDSSKWDVIEAGLRNVQGKAIVNSISMKEGEEKFREQARLVRKYGAAAVVMAFDEEGQADNLERRKAICERAYRILVDEVGFPAEDIIFDPNVFAIATGIEEHAAYGRDFIEATRWIKQNLPGALVSGGISNVSFSFRGNNPVREAIHAVFLFHAIEAGLDMGIVNAGALVVYDQVDPELRERIEDVVLNRRPDAGERLLEIASSFNKAADAEDEAEDEWRSLPIRERITHSLVKGLDQHIEADTEILRAELFEAGRRPLEVIEGPLMDGMGVVGDLFGAGKMFLPQVVKSARVMKKAVAYLIPFIEEEKANNPELAAAKDTNGTIVTATVKGDVHDIGKNIVGVVLQCNNYEVIDLGVMVPAQKILDAAVEHDADIIGLSGLITPSLDEMVHFASEMQRQGVSLPLLIGGATTSRAHTAVKIDPKYDGPVVWVKDASRSVPVVSQLLNPTQREALMATVKDDFDALRKRHAAKHDRPMVSLADARANAPALDWSSYEPPAPANPGVTVLSDYDLAELREFIDWQPFFNAWEMKGKFPDILNNPTTGEAARKLFDDAQEMLDRVIAEKWLTANGVIGFFPANAVGDDVLVYASEERSEVLTTLHHLRQQGLHREGIPNKALSDYVAPSSTGLADHIGAFAVTAGLGAQERIMAFKEELDDYSAILLESLADRLAEAFAERLHQRVRTEFWGFVPSEDSLSNDDLIAERYQGIRPAPGYPACPEHTEKKTLWSLLDVTANTGIELTDSMAMWPGAAVSGFYFSHPESQYFVVGRLGRDQVEEYASRKGWTLREAERWLSSNLAYEPED; encoded by the coding sequence GTGCCTGACCTGAGAGATGACGCCAGTGAAAGCCTGACCGCGATCCTCAACGACAGGGTTCTCGTCCTCGACGGAGCGATGGGAACGATGATCCAGACGTACGGGCTGGAGGAGGCCGACTACCGCGGCGAGAAGTGGGCCGACTGGACCCGCGACCTGCGAGGCAACGCCGACGCTCTAAGCGTTTCGCGACCTGACGTGATCCGCGAGATCCACGAGGGCTACCTCGAAGCCGGCGCCGACATCATCACGACCAACACGTTCAACGCCCAGCGCATCTCCCAGGCCGACTATGGCCTTGAGGACGTGGCGTACGAGCTCAACGTGGCGGCTGCCAGGCTCGCGCGCGACGCGGCCGATCGGGTGTCGACCCAGGAGCGGCCACGCTTCGTCGCTGGTGGGCTCGGCCCCACCAACCGCACCGCGTCGATCAGTCCCGACGTGAATGACCCCGGCGCGCGCAACACCTCGTTCGAGGAACTCGTCGACGCCTATCTCGAACAGGCCAACGGCCTGGTTGATGGCGGAGTCGACATCCTCTTGGTCGAGACGATCTTCGACACCCTCAACGCCAAGGCGGCGATCTTCGCTCTCGAGACGCTCTTCGAAGAGCGCGGGCGCCGGTGGCCGGTGATCATCTCCGGCACGATCACCGACGCGTCGGGACGTACGTTGAGCGGCCAGGTAGTCGAGGCGTTCTGGAACTCCGTACGCCACGCCAAACCGCTGGCGATCGGACTCAACTGTGCGCTCGGCGCCGCCGAGATGCGGCCCTACCTGGCCGAACTCAGCGGACTCGCGGACACCCACGTGTCGAGCTATCCCAACAACGGCCTGCCCAACGAGTTCGGGGAGTACGACGACAGCCCGGAGGTCTTCGCCGAACAGGTCTCGGAGTTCGCCACGAGCGGCCTGGTCAATCTGATCGGCGGCTGCTGTGGCACGACGTACGACCACATCCGGGTGCTGGCCGAGGCTGTCGCGGACACATCCTCGCGACCGGCGGCCGCACATCGCCCCGGCATGCACCTGTCGGGCCTGGAGCCATTCAACATCACCGAGGACAGCCTGTTCGTCAATGTCGGTGAGCGCACGAACATCACCGGGTCGGCCCGTTTTCGTCGGTTGATCAAGGACAACGACTACGACACGGCACTCACCGTCGCCGCGCAGCAGGTCGAGGCCGGGGCGCAGGTCATCGACGTCAACATGGACGAGGGCATGATCGACGGCGTCGCGGCGATGGACCGCTTCACCAAGCTGATCGCCTCGGAGCCCGACATCTCGCGAGTGCCGATCATGGTCGACTCGTCGAAGTGGGACGTGATCGAGGCCGGCCTGCGCAACGTGCAGGGCAAGGCGATCGTCAACTCGATCTCGATGAAAGAGGGAGAGGAGAAGTTCCGCGAGCAGGCGCGGCTCGTACGCAAGTACGGCGCGGCGGCAGTCGTGATGGCCTTCGATGAGGAGGGGCAGGCCGACAACCTCGAACGTCGTAAGGCGATCTGCGAACGGGCCTATCGGATCCTGGTCGACGAGGTGGGTTTCCCAGCCGAGGACATCATCTTCGACCCCAATGTCTTCGCCATCGCGACAGGCATTGAGGAGCACGCGGCGTACGGTCGCGACTTCATCGAGGCCACCCGCTGGATCAAGCAGAACCTCCCCGGCGCCCTGGTGAGCGGCGGCATCTCCAACGTGTCGTTCTCCTTCCGAGGAAACAACCCCGTGCGTGAGGCGATCCACGCAGTCTTCCTGTTCCACGCCATCGAGGCGGGCCTCGACATGGGCATCGTCAACGCAGGCGCCCTGGTGGTCTACGACCAGGTCGACCCCGAGTTGCGCGAACGGATCGAGGACGTCGTCCTCAACCGCCGTCCCGACGCGGGGGAGCGGCTGCTGGAGATCGCGTCGAGCTTCAACAAGGCAGCCGATGCCGAGGACGAAGCCGAGGACGAGTGGCGCTCGCTGCCGATCCGCGAACGCATCACGCACTCCCTGGTGAAGGGTCTGGATCAGCACATCGAGGCCGACACCGAGATCCTTCGCGCCGAACTCTTCGAGGCCGGCCGACGCCCCTTGGAGGTGATCGAGGGTCCGTTGATGGACGGCATGGGTGTCGTGGGCGACCTCTTCGGTGCGGGCAAGATGTTCCTGCCGCAGGTCGTCAAGAGCGCGCGCGTGATGAAGAAGGCGGTGGCGTACCTGATCCCCTTCATCGAGGAGGAGAAGGCCAACAACCCCGAGCTCGCCGCAGCCAAGGACACCAACGGGACCATCGTCACGGCGACCGTGAAGGGCGACGTACACGACATCGGCAAGAACATCGTGGGCGTGGTCTTGCAGTGCAACAACTACGAAGTGATCGACCTCGGGGTGATGGTTCCGGCGCAGAAGATCCTGGACGCGGCCGTCGAGCACGACGCGGACATCATCGGACTCTCCGGGCTGATCACGCCGTCGTTGGACGAGATGGTGCATTTCGCGTCCGAGATGCAGCGCCAGGGCGTGTCGCTGCCGTTGCTCATCGGCGGGGCCACGACCTCACGCGCGCATACTGCGGTGAAGATCGATCCGAAGTACGACGGCCCGGTCGTGTGGGTCAAGGACGCGTCGCGCTCCGTACCTGTCGTGTCGCAGCTGTTGAATCCCACGCAGCGCGAGGCGCTGATGGCGACGGTCAAGGACGACTTCGACGCATTGCGCAAGCGCCACGCGGCCAAGCACGACCGACCGATGGTGTCGCTGGCGGATGCGCGGGCGAACGCCCCGGCCCTCGACTGGTCCTCGTACGAACCCCCGGCGCCCGCAAACCCGGGCGTCACAGTGCTCTCGGACTACGACCTTGCCGAGTTGCGCGAGTTCATCGACTGGCAGCCGTTCTTCAACGCCTGGGAGATGAAGGGCAAGTTCCCCGACATCCTGAACAACCCCACCACGGGCGAGGCGGCGCGCAAGCTCTTCGATGACGCCCAGGAGATGCTCGACCGTGTGATCGCGGAGAAGTGGCTGACAGCGAATGGCGTCATCGGGTTCTTCCCGGCCAACGCGGTCGGCGACGACGTGCTCGTGTACGCGTCTGAGGAACGCTCGGAGGTGCTGACCACCCTGCACCACCTACGCCAACAGGGCCTGCACCGCGAAGGCATCCCCAACAAGGCACTCTCCGACTACGTCGCACCGTCGTCGACCGGCCTCGCCGACCACATCGGCGCCTTCGCCGTCACCGCGGGCCTCGGCGCGCAGGAGCGGATCATGGCGTTCAAGGAGGAGTTGGACGACTACTCGGCGATCCTGCTGGAGTCGCTGGCAGACCGTCTGGCCGAGGCGTTCGCGGAGCGGCTGCACCAGCGCGTACGCACGGAGTTCTGGGGGTTCGTGCCGTCCGAAGACTCGTTGTCCAACGATGATCTGATTGCCGAGCGTTATCAGGGCATCCGGCCCGCACCGGGCTACCCCGCCTGTCCCGAGCACACCGAGAAGAAGACGCTCTGGTCGTTGCTGGACG
- a CDS encoding SCO1664 family protein, with protein MKIPTGELVLHGRVLPASNATFFGDLNGTRVVYKPIAGERPLWDFPDGTLAGREVASFLVSATTGWDVVPQTWLGDGPHGAGMLQRWQEPDPDQNPVDLVSAGQAPQGWLEVFDGLDGHDRPVTLIHEDTEALRRMAVFDLLVNNADRKGGHVLPMGDGHRFGVDHGVTFHVEHKLRTVLWGWAGEPLTEDELEGVERLRVAVPGALGEALASLVTQREIAQLVRRCERVLRDARFPEPGAEWPVIPWPPF; from the coding sequence GTGAAGATCCCAACCGGGGAGCTGGTCCTGCACGGGCGGGTGCTGCCAGCGTCCAACGCCACCTTCTTCGGCGACCTGAACGGGACCAGAGTGGTCTACAAGCCGATCGCGGGGGAGCGCCCGCTGTGGGACTTCCCCGACGGCACCCTCGCTGGTCGTGAGGTCGCCTCCTTCCTGGTCTCGGCCACGACCGGGTGGGACGTGGTGCCGCAGACCTGGCTCGGGGACGGCCCGCACGGTGCGGGGATGCTGCAACGCTGGCAGGAGCCCGACCCGGACCAGAATCCGGTCGACCTCGTGTCGGCAGGTCAGGCGCCGCAGGGCTGGCTCGAAGTCTTCGACGGCCTCGATGGCCACGACCGCCCAGTCACCCTGATCCACGAGGACACCGAGGCGCTGCGGCGGATGGCGGTCTTCGACCTGTTGGTCAACAACGCCGACCGCAAGGGTGGACACGTGCTGCCGATGGGCGACGGCCACCGGTTCGGAGTCGACCATGGCGTGACCTTCCACGTCGAGCACAAGCTGCGTACGGTCCTGTGGGGCTGGGCAGGCGAGCCACTCACCGAGGATGAGCTGGAGGGGGTCGAACGCCTACGCGTAGCAGTGCCGGGGGCGCTCGGTGAGGCATTGGCGTCTCTGGTGACTCAGCGCGAGATTGCGCAACTCGTACGTCGCTGCGAGCGGGTGCTGCGCGACGCGAGGTTCCCCGAGCCGGGCGCGGAGTGGCCCGTGATCCCCTGGCCGCCGTTCTGA
- a CDS encoding PAC2 family protein: protein MIEIDEVGELVNPVVIAAFEGWNDAADAASGVVHHLIRAWNAKIIGAVDPEDFYDFQVNRPLVGTDSRGHRGITWPTTHIAIASPPELDRDIILVRGIEPNLRWRQFCAELLAACDGLGAELFVTLGALLADTPHTRPIPVHGNATELDLIDRLRVEPSTYEGPTGIVGVLQDACVKLDIPSASYWAAVPHYVAQPPCPKATLALLGALEELLEASLPLGDLADAARAWEEGVDELAEEDEDIADYVRALEETRDTTDLPEASGEAIAREFEQYLKRGGNED, encoded by the coding sequence GTGATCGAGATCGATGAAGTGGGTGAACTCGTCAATCCGGTGGTGATCGCCGCTTTCGAAGGCTGGAACGACGCCGCCGACGCCGCATCGGGCGTCGTACATCATCTGATCAGAGCCTGGAACGCCAAGATCATCGGGGCGGTCGACCCCGAGGACTTCTATGACTTCCAGGTGAATCGTCCGCTGGTCGGCACCGATAGTCGGGGCCACCGAGGGATCACCTGGCCGACCACACATATCGCGATCGCGTCGCCGCCAGAGCTGGACCGCGACATCATCTTGGTCCGCGGCATCGAACCGAATCTGCGGTGGCGCCAGTTCTGCGCGGAGTTGTTGGCCGCGTGCGATGGCCTCGGCGCGGAGTTGTTCGTGACACTGGGCGCGCTTCTGGCCGACACGCCCCACACCCGCCCCATCCCGGTGCACGGCAACGCGACCGAACTCGACCTCATCGATCGGTTGCGAGTCGAGCCGTCGACGTACGAGGGGCCGACCGGGATCGTCGGCGTGCTGCAGGACGCGTGCGTCAAACTCGACATCCCCTCGGCGTCCTACTGGGCCGCGGTTCCGCATTATGTGGCTCAACCGCCGTGCCCCAAGGCCACGCTGGCACTGCTGGGGGCGCTGGAAGAGTTATTGGAGGCGTCGCTGCCTTTGGGCGACCTGGCCGATGCCGCGCGAGCCTGGGAGGAGGGCGTCGACGAACTCGCCGAGGAGGACGAGGACATCGCCGACTACGTCCGTGCCCTGGAGGAGACCCGCGACACCACCGATCTTCCGGAGGCGAGCGGTGAGGCGATCGCCCGGGAGTTCGAGCAGTATCTCAAGCGCGGCGGGAACGAAGACTAG
- the mshC gene encoding cysteine--1-D-myo-inosityl 2-amino-2-deoxy-alpha-D-glucopyranoside ligase, with amino-acid sequence MHAWPAPDVPQFDVRGPAVRVHDTATGRLVQTDPAGVARFYVCGITPYDATHMGHAATYVGFDLLNRAWRSAGHEVTYVQNVTDVDDPLLERADKINIDWRELALRETQLFRDDMTALRVIPPAHYIGAVESIELVHELIKDLEARGATYRVADDLYFEVGKDPRFGQESGWTREQMLDIYGERGGDPEREGKRDPLDCVLWRAERPGEPSWPSPWGPGRPGWHIECTAIALQHLGGGFDVQGGGSDLVFPHHEMSASHSHVAGDDPFAKAYVHAGMVAYDGEKMSKSKGNLVFVSALRNSDVDPMAIRLVLLRHHYRGDWEWTDDQLWDAVDTLDRWRRALALGAGAPAAPVVEGVLAALAEDLDAPRALALVGGWVDATLGEDHLADHTDPDAAATVRTLLDAALGLAL; translated from the coding sequence ATGCATGCGTGGCCGGCACCTGACGTCCCCCAGTTCGATGTCCGCGGCCCTGCCGTACGAGTGCACGACACGGCCACCGGACGCCTGGTCCAGACCGACCCCGCGGGCGTGGCCCGCTTCTATGTCTGCGGGATCACGCCGTACGACGCGACTCACATGGGGCATGCGGCGACGTACGTCGGGTTCGACCTACTCAACCGTGCCTGGCGCAGCGCCGGGCACGAGGTGACGTACGTCCAGAACGTCACCGACGTCGACGACCCCCTGCTCGAACGTGCCGACAAGATCAACATCGACTGGCGGGAGTTGGCCCTACGCGAGACCCAACTCTTCCGCGACGACATGACGGCGCTGCGCGTGATTCCGCCCGCGCACTACATCGGGGCCGTGGAGTCGATCGAACTCGTGCACGAGTTGATCAAGGATCTCGAAGCGCGAGGGGCCACCTATCGCGTGGCGGACGACCTCTACTTCGAGGTCGGCAAAGACCCGCGCTTCGGGCAGGAGTCGGGTTGGACGCGCGAGCAGATGCTCGACATCTATGGCGAGCGCGGTGGCGACCCCGAACGCGAGGGCAAACGCGATCCACTCGACTGCGTACTCTGGCGCGCCGAACGTCCGGGCGAGCCGTCGTGGCCCAGTCCGTGGGGCCCGGGGCGCCCGGGATGGCATATCGAGTGCACCGCGATCGCGCTGCAGCATCTCGGCGGTGGATTCGACGTCCAGGGTGGCGGTTCGGACCTGGTCTTCCCGCACCACGAGATGTCAGCGTCGCACTCACACGTCGCGGGTGATGACCCCTTCGCTAAGGCGTACGTGCACGCGGGGATGGTCGCCTACGACGGCGAGAAGATGTCGAAGTCCAAGGGCAACCTCGTCTTCGTCTCCGCGCTTCGCAACAGCGATGTCGACCCGATGGCGATCCGATTGGTGCTGCTGCGCCACCACTACCGCGGTGATTGGGAGTGGACCGACGACCAGCTCTGGGATGCGGTCGACACGCTGGATCGGTGGCGTCGTGCGTTGGCATTAGGAGCGGGAGCCCCCGCGGCGCCCGTCGTGGAGGGCGTCCTGGCCGCCCTCGCCGAAGATCTCGACGCACCCCGTGCGCTGGCACTCGTCGGTGGATGGGTCGACGCCACCCTCGGGGAGGACCACCTCGCCGATCACACCGACCCCGACGCCGCGGCTACCGTGCGTACGCTCCTCGACGCAGCGCTGGGTCTGGCGCTCTAG